A section of the Prochlorococcus sp. MIT 1341 genome encodes:
- a CDS encoding 6-carboxytetrahydropterin synthase yields the protein MNEVVSHSQHGMGRGCVITRRACFSASHRYWLPELSNEENKACFGKCSISPGHGHNYELIVSMGGNLDADGMVLNLSEVKRAIFSEVTDQIDFRCLNDVWSEFDVTKPQGCLPTTEALVKTIWTRLSPSLPLVALRLYEAENLWVDYLGDSMNAFLTIRTHFSAAHRLARAELSQQENEKIYGKCARTNGHGHNYFLEVTVRGEIDPRTGMVCDLPKLNKLVEDLVVEPFDHTFLNKDISYFSRCVPTAENIALYISDILTEPVETIGAHLHKIRLQESPNNAAEVYAEKVPLTISPESINSLVAN from the coding sequence ATGAATGAGGTTGTTTCTCACTCCCAACATGGTATGGGGCGTGGATGTGTCATCACTAGACGTGCGTGCTTTAGTGCCAGTCATCGTTATTGGCTCCCTGAACTTTCCAATGAGGAGAACAAGGCATGTTTTGGAAAATGTTCTATTTCCCCCGGCCATGGGCATAATTATGAATTGATTGTTTCCATGGGGGGTAATTTAGATGCTGATGGCATGGTGCTTAACCTTTCAGAGGTAAAGCGTGCAATCTTTAGTGAAGTTACTGATCAGATTGATTTTCGATGCCTGAATGATGTCTGGTCAGAGTTTGATGTAACGAAGCCTCAAGGCTGTCTTCCAACAACTGAGGCTTTGGTTAAAACAATTTGGACCCGACTTAGCCCTTCGTTGCCGCTTGTGGCGCTGCGGCTTTACGAGGCAGAGAACCTTTGGGTTGATTACTTAGGTGACTCCATGAATGCTTTCTTGACAATTCGCACACATTTTTCTGCAGCTCATCGTCTTGCCAGAGCAGAACTATCACAACAGGAGAATGAAAAAATTTATGGCAAATGTGCCAGAACTAATGGCCATGGTCATAATTACTTTCTAGAGGTAACTGTGCGTGGTGAAATAGACCCTCGTACTGGAATGGTCTGTGATCTACCTAAATTGAATAAACTGGTTGAAGATTTAGTCGTTGAGCCTTTTGATCATACTTTTTTAAATAAAGATATTTCATATTTCTCTAGATGTGTTCCTACCGCTGAGAACATTGCCCTCTATATATCTGACATTTTGACTGAACCAGTTGAAACTATTGGTGCACATTTGCATAAAATTCGCCTTCAGGAAAGTCCAAATAATGCAGCTGAGGTCTATGCAGAAAAGGTACCACTGACTATTTCTCCTGAATCAATAAATTCCCTTGTAGCTAACTAA
- the rbfA gene encoding 30S ribosome-binding factor RbfA: MMQSRRLQKVASLIKREVSELLVNGIRDARIQKTMVTITEVELSGDLQHCKIFVSIFGEAGEKEQALDGLQAAQGFLKGELGRRLKMRRAPEVVFQLDRGIEKGASILTLLSKLEEERKGKDEVPYSSNNQP, encoded by the coding sequence ATGATGCAAAGTCGTCGCCTTCAAAAAGTGGCTTCCCTAATTAAGAGAGAGGTCAGTGAATTGCTGGTCAACGGAATAAGAGATGCACGAATTCAAAAAACGATGGTCACGATCACTGAGGTTGAATTATCTGGAGATTTGCAGCATTGCAAAATTTTTGTAAGTATTTTTGGGGAAGCAGGAGAAAAAGAACAAGCACTTGATGGTCTGCAGGCAGCACAAGGCTTCTTAAAAGGTGAACTAGGGAGAAGGCTAAAAATGAGACGTGCGCCAGAAGTAGTATTTCAGTTAGATCGAGGAATTGAAAAAGGTGCATCAATTTTGACTCTACTTAGCAAACTGGAAGAAGAGAGAAAAGGAAAAGACGAAGTTCCTTATAGTTCTAACAATCAGCCATGA
- a CDS encoding TIGR01777 family oxidoreductase yields the protein MRLLLLGCTGFIGRELVPRLLEDGHTGILVSRKEAPGFASKENSDKLVNLRIDPSKPINWEKDSLLRGLEESDGVINLVGEPIAEKRWTPSHCRELFGSRIETTRSLVEAMAKVKSIPKVLVNASAVGYYGTSLESKFTESSPPGDDFLGRLCVGWEDAASLKPRRTRLVIPRLGIVLGADGGALAKMLPVFRAGFGGPIGTGLQWMSWIHRTDLCELISQALVKRSWKGVINAVAPETVSMSTFASTLGQSLGRPAILPVPSPILKLLLGDGAKVVLEGQNVVSERLEKLGFRFEFPSLKEAICSDFSH from the coding sequence ATGCGTCTCTTGCTACTTGGCTGCACAGGTTTTATTGGCAGAGAGTTGGTGCCAAGGTTATTAGAGGACGGTCATACTGGCATTCTTGTCAGTAGGAAAGAAGCACCTGGTTTTGCCAGTAAGGAGAATTCAGACAAGTTGGTTAATTTGAGAATTGATCCATCAAAGCCAATTAATTGGGAAAAAGACTCTTTGTTAAGGGGGTTAGAGGAATCCGATGGAGTAATTAACCTTGTCGGGGAACCAATAGCTGAAAAGAGATGGACCCCTTCTCATTGCAGAGAGCTGTTTGGAAGTCGCATTGAAACAACAAGGTCTCTGGTGGAGGCAATGGCTAAAGTTAAAAGTATTCCGAAGGTATTAGTGAATGCATCTGCAGTTGGTTATTACGGAACGAGTTTAGAGAGTAAATTTACTGAAAGTAGTCCCCCTGGAGATGATTTCTTAGGGCGTCTTTGTGTCGGATGGGAGGACGCGGCTAGCCTGAAGCCACGAAGGACAAGACTAGTTATACCAAGACTAGGGATAGTTCTAGGTGCTGATGGTGGTGCTTTGGCAAAAATGTTGCCAGTTTTTCGAGCGGGGTTTGGAGGTCCAATAGGTACAGGACTTCAATGGATGAGCTGGATTCACAGAACCGATCTTTGTGAACTTATCAGTCAGGCATTAGTTAAAAGATCATGGAAAGGTGTAATCAATGCTGTTGCTCCTGAAACAGTATCAATGTCTACTTTCGCATCTACTTTAGGTCAGAGCTTGGGTAGACCAGCAATTTTGCCTGTACCAAGTCCAATTTTAAAGTTGCTGCTCGGCGATGGGGCTAAGGTTGTTTTAGAAGGGCAAAATGTGGTTTCTGAACGATTGGAAAAGCTTGGATTTCGATTTGAATTCCCTTCTTTAAAAGAGGCCATCTGTTCCGATTTTTCTCATTAG
- a CDS encoding glycoside hydrolase family 3 N-terminal domain-containing protein, with protein sequence MNIEEYKTLREKVAGLLIVRISGHSQDQHRQYPKWELDNESLKKLIKEGLGGVIILGGNIYELQERCTELQKLTAKKLIFCADVEEGIGQRFDGGTWLPPPMTIGRIYKNEPKRAISLAEHYGHCVGEQARESGLNLVLAPICDVNTNPENPVINVRAWGSNPLTVSELTCAFQRGINREGVLTCAKHFPGHGDTQFDSHLELPILKHSLRRINKTELVPFKSIITKGVDSIMSAHIKFSNIDNEYPATLSYTILTKLLRQELNYKGLVLTDALIMRSIAEQYGPDEASVLAIKAGADLLLMPEEPFKAIEAICKAVEKGEITMERINQSTNRRAIALGKISNYWIQNQANSKQRVHYLNKHNEGEMLAKELIDSSLEIQNPGGIRSTDRGINLVRVDDSINCPILTSPSPALELPQKAGFQRLLVDKNRISPWQPKREDPLNLVHIGIAPTLVQLFIRGNPFTGLGHTKEPWIEALRQLQNNNLLAGVIIYGSPYLWERVVSVINTNIPAGYSPAQTREAQNQVLRKLICTKIFQNDIKDKLLEEFTD encoded by the coding sequence ATGAACATTGAGGAATACAAAACCCTTAGAGAAAAAGTTGCAGGACTATTAATAGTTCGAATAAGCGGTCATTCGCAAGATCAACATCGACAATATCCAAAATGGGAGCTTGACAATGAAAGTCTAAAGAAACTTATAAAAGAAGGTCTAGGAGGAGTGATAATTTTAGGTGGGAATATATATGAGCTTCAAGAAAGATGTACTGAACTTCAGAAATTAACAGCCAAAAAACTCATTTTCTGTGCAGATGTTGAAGAAGGAATTGGCCAAAGATTTGATGGGGGAACTTGGCTTCCTCCCCCTATGACAATTGGTAGGATCTACAAGAATGAACCTAAAAGAGCAATATCCCTCGCGGAGCATTATGGACATTGCGTTGGGGAACAAGCTAGAGAAAGTGGATTAAATCTAGTTCTTGCTCCTATATGTGATGTTAACACTAATCCAGAAAATCCAGTGATCAATGTACGAGCTTGGGGGAGCAACCCATTAACAGTCTCTGAGCTAACATGCGCATTTCAAAGGGGTATCAATAGAGAAGGTGTTCTTACATGTGCTAAACACTTTCCTGGGCATGGTGACACTCAATTCGACTCACATTTAGAATTACCTATATTAAAACATAGCCTTAGAAGAATCAATAAAACTGAATTAGTACCTTTCAAATCAATAATTACCAAAGGAGTGGATAGCATTATGAGTGCCCATATCAAATTTAGTAATATTGACAATGAATATCCTGCTACTCTTTCTTATACCATTTTAACTAAATTACTGCGTCAAGAACTTAATTATAAAGGACTTGTTCTAACCGATGCATTAATCATGAGATCCATTGCAGAGCAATATGGGCCTGACGAAGCATCAGTCCTAGCAATTAAGGCTGGCGCAGATTTACTTCTCATGCCAGAAGAACCTTTTAAAGCAATCGAAGCTATTTGCAAAGCTGTTGAGAAGGGAGAAATCACTATGGAACGCATTAATCAATCAACTAATAGAAGAGCCATTGCTCTCGGAAAAATTTCTAATTATTGGATTCAGAATCAAGCTAATAGCAAACAAAGAGTACATTATCTAAACAAACATAATGAGGGGGAAATGCTGGCAAAAGAACTTATTGATTCTTCTCTAGAAATTCAAAACCCTGGAGGAATTAGATCTACTGATCGTGGTATTAATTTAGTCAGAGTAGATGATTCAATAAACTGCCCTATCCTAACCAGTCCATCTCCAGCACTTGAGCTACCACAAAAAGCTGGTTTTCAAAGGCTATTAGTAGATAAAAACAGAATATCTCCATGGCAACCAAAAAGAGAAGATCCCCTTAATTTGGTGCATATTGGAATAGCACCTACTCTAGTGCAACTATTCATAAGAGGAAATCCTTTCACAGGGTTAGGACATACAAAAGAGCCTTGGATTGAGGCCTTAAGACAGCTTCAAAACAATAATCTATTGGCAGGGGTAATTATTTATGGGAGCCCCTATCTATGGGAAAGAGTTGTTTCAGTGATCAACACAAACATTCCAGCTGGATATAGCCCAGCTCAGACCAGAGAAGCACAAAATCAAGTTTTGAGGAAACTAATCTGCACCAAGATCTTTCAAAACGATATCAAAGATAAACTATTAGAGGAATTCACAGACTAA
- a CDS encoding uroporphyrinogen-III synthase, giving the protein MKQQDQRALLNKTIVITRAEGQASEAKKQLISYGAKVLDLPALIIGPPKTWKSLDEAIQEINNFHWIIFSSSNGVNALEKRLNLIGKTLSNDLDNLKIAAVGKKTAQSLEKIGAKVDFIPPNFIADSLINNFPVSGIGLNILLPRVESGGRTLLSEAFQKAGARVIEVAAYESSCPEKIPQETKKAIDCGNIDAILFSSAKTSEHTAKLLLESYGENWLEKLNNVKIISIGPQTSLACKKHFGRIDNEANPHNLEGLISACISSNL; this is encoded by the coding sequence ATGAAACAACAAGATCAAAGGGCTCTTCTAAACAAAACAATAGTAATTACACGAGCGGAAGGTCAAGCAAGCGAAGCTAAAAAACAACTTATATCTTATGGAGCAAAAGTCCTCGATCTTCCTGCACTAATAATTGGTCCACCTAAGACATGGAAAAGCCTTGATGAAGCCATTCAAGAAATTAACAACTTCCATTGGATCATTTTTTCCAGTTCAAATGGTGTAAACGCTTTAGAAAAGAGGCTAAATTTAATCGGGAAAACACTTTCCAATGACCTAGACAACCTGAAAATTGCTGCAGTCGGGAAAAAAACTGCTCAAAGCTTAGAAAAGATAGGAGCGAAAGTAGACTTTATTCCTCCTAATTTCATCGCAGACAGCTTGATAAATAATTTCCCTGTATCTGGGATTGGCTTAAATATCCTTTTACCTAGAGTAGAAAGTGGTGGCAGAACTTTATTGAGTGAAGCTTTCCAAAAGGCAGGTGCACGAGTGATTGAAGTTGCGGCTTATGAGTCATCTTGTCCCGAGAAAATTCCACAAGAGACGAAAAAAGCAATTGATTGTGGAAACATAGATGCTATCCTTTTTAGCAGTGCTAAAACATCAGAACATACAGCCAAATTACTTTTAGAGAGTTATGGAGAAAATTGGCTAGAAAAACTAAATAATGTAAAAATAATCTCTATAGGTCCTCAAACAAGTTTGGCCTGCAAAAAGCATTTTGGCCGAATAGATAATGAAGCCAATCCTCACAATCTTGAAGGGCTGATATCCGCATGCATTAGTAGTAATTTATAG
- a CDS encoding RibD family protein — MAKCWVRLVLVVSLDGRLAISTMENSHLGGEGDRRVLEEALAWSDCALLGGNTLRTHRTTCLIRSSDLIKQRLSEGRSEQPIALVASHWRANHLDFAFFRQPLERWLVRPPQSAKSPSQIVSVPEGFHNELPFSGTWMSTLETLASKGILRVALLGGAHLAASFLKEDLIDELQLTFSPKLLGGDHAWIPLDGVEIPSDLSRQDSWTLHSNKLLGGGELLLKYLRNRKDKSSKTTLID, encoded by the coding sequence TTGGCAAAGTGTTGGGTACGCTTAGTCCTTGTCGTAAGCCTTGATGGCAGGCTTGCTATTTCCACAATGGAGAATAGCCATCTAGGTGGTGAAGGCGATAGAAGAGTCTTGGAGGAGGCTTTGGCTTGGTCTGATTGTGCCCTTCTGGGGGGGAATACCCTTAGGACACATCGGACTACATGTTTGATTAGGTCCTCTGATTTGATTAAGCAACGACTTTCTGAGGGACGATCTGAGCAGCCAATAGCTCTTGTTGCAAGTCATTGGAGAGCTAATCATCTTGATTTTGCTTTCTTTCGACAGCCATTAGAAAGATGGCTAGTAAGACCGCCTCAATCTGCTAAGTCACCCTCTCAAATTGTTTCTGTGCCAGAGGGATTTCACAATGAATTGCCTTTTTCAGGTACTTGGATGTCAACTCTTGAGACATTGGCTTCTAAGGGTATTTTGAGAGTTGCTTTGCTTGGAGGGGCTCACTTGGCAGCATCGTTTTTAAAAGAAGATCTCATTGATGAGCTGCAATTAACTTTTTCTCCAAAGTTGCTTGGTGGAGATCATGCTTGGATTCCTCTTGATGGTGTAGAAATCCCTAGTGACCTATCACGTCAAGACTCTTGGACTTTGCATTCGAATAAACTATTAGGAGGTGGGGAACTGCTTCTTAAATATTTACGCAATCGCAAAGATAAATCGAGTAAAACAACTTTAATTGATTGA
- the zds gene encoding 9,9'-di-cis-zeta-carotene desaturase, translating into MRVAIIGAGLAGLTAAVDLVDDGHQVDLYEARPFFGGKVGSWEDPQGNHIEMGLHVFFFNYANLFALMKKVGAIDNLLPKEHTHLFVNRGGDLRSLDFRFALGAPFNGLKAFFTTSQLNSLDKLRNALALGTSPIVRGLLDYEGAMSTIRQLDSISFQNWFLNHGGSHQSIQRMWNPIAYALGFIDCEQISARCMLTIFLMFATRTEASKLNLLKGSPHRWLTGPIIDYIISRGGKLHLRHRVKEVLYENDKDPLITALNLGTPEGDIQIRADKYLAACDVPGIQKLLPKEWKKFPQFEAIYRLEAVPVATVQLRYDGWVTEVRNDSNRDDSELSRGLDNLLYTADADFSCFADLALTSPEDYQIEGLGSLLQCVLTPGDPWIPKPVKEIAEHTDAQVRELFPSSRPLKLVWSNVVKLAQSLYREAPGMEPYRPKQSTAVKNFFLAGSYTRQDYIDSMEGATMSGHLAAAAILQKKDNHFLTLKR; encoded by the coding sequence GTGCGGGTAGCAATTATTGGAGCTGGACTTGCTGGACTAACGGCAGCAGTAGATCTTGTTGATGATGGCCATCAAGTAGATCTTTATGAGGCAAGGCCTTTCTTTGGGGGGAAAGTTGGCAGCTGGGAAGATCCCCAAGGAAACCATATTGAAATGGGTCTCCATGTTTTCTTTTTTAACTATGCGAATCTCTTTGCATTGATGAAAAAGGTAGGAGCAATTGACAATCTTCTTCCAAAAGAACATACGCACTTATTTGTGAATCGGGGAGGAGACCTTCGATCTTTGGACTTTCGCTTTGCGTTAGGAGCACCTTTCAATGGGTTGAAAGCCTTTTTTACTACTTCCCAGTTGAATTCCCTTGATAAACTTAGGAATGCCCTTGCACTTGGGACAAGCCCAATTGTGAGAGGCTTGCTTGACTATGAAGGAGCAATGAGCACAATACGTCAGCTTGATTCAATTAGTTTTCAGAATTGGTTTTTGAATCATGGTGGTAGTCATCAAAGTATTCAGAGAATGTGGAACCCTATAGCTTATGCCTTAGGTTTTATTGACTGCGAGCAAATATCAGCACGTTGTATGCTGACTATTTTTTTGATGTTTGCAACTCGAACTGAAGCATCAAAATTGAATCTTTTGAAGGGTTCTCCTCACCGTTGGCTTACTGGTCCAATAATTGATTACATTATTTCTAGGGGTGGCAAGCTTCATTTACGTCATAGAGTAAAAGAAGTTCTTTATGAAAATGATAAAGATCCGTTGATAACAGCATTAAATTTGGGAACTCCTGAGGGAGATATTCAGATACGGGCTGATAAATATCTGGCAGCATGTGATGTCCCTGGGATTCAAAAACTTTTACCAAAAGAGTGGAAAAAATTTCCTCAATTCGAAGCAATCTATCGACTGGAGGCTGTTCCTGTAGCAACAGTTCAATTACGTTATGATGGCTGGGTTACAGAGGTTAGAAATGATTCCAATAGGGATGATTCTGAACTTTCTAGAGGTTTAGATAATTTGTTGTATACAGCCGATGCTGATTTTAGTTGCTTTGCTGATTTAGCACTTACCAGCCCCGAAGACTATCAAATTGAAGGACTTGGTTCATTGCTTCAGTGTGTTTTAACTCCTGGTGACCCCTGGATTCCTAAGCCAGTTAAGGAGATCGCTGAGCATACTGATGCTCAGGTTAGAGAATTATTTCCATCGTCAAGGCCCTTAAAACTCGTTTGGAGCAATGTTGTGAAACTTGCTCAATCTTTATATAGGGAAGCTCCTGGCATGGAACCGTATAGACCAAAGCAATCGACTGCAGTTAAAAATTTCTTTTTAGCGGGAAGTTATACCCGACAGGACTATATTGATTCTATGGAAGGAGCAACAATGAGCGGACATCTAGCTGCTGCAGCTATCTTGCAAAAAAAAGATAATCATTTCCTTACTTTAAAGAGGTAG
- a CDS encoding DUF751 family protein, which produces MGEFFSNVAKYPKYLITIILGVFAAGLEPLVNRSSNPVTAISLIGALISGLITIALILRAMVSPTSLT; this is translated from the coding sequence ATGGGTGAGTTCTTTTCCAATGTGGCTAAGTATCCCAAATACCTCATCACAATTATTCTTGGTGTGTTTGCAGCAGGTTTAGAACCCTTAGTTAATCGTAGTTCCAATCCTGTAACTGCTATTTCTTTGATCGGAGCACTTATCAGCGGGCTCATAACCATCGCACTAATTCTTCGTGCCATGGTTTCACCAACATCACTTACATAA
- the ndhO gene encoding NAD(P)H-quinone oxidoreductase subunit O, translated as MTETPKDDLEITSRKNPPQNFRKGALVRVNRSKYSTSLESKASDPTPPRYIFEGPGEVLTVKGEYAQMRWRLPVPDTWLRVDQLEEWSDK; from the coding sequence ATGACTGAAACACCCAAAGATGATTTGGAAATCACATCCCGAAAAAACCCGCCTCAAAACTTTAGGAAAGGGGCTCTTGTTCGAGTTAATCGCAGCAAATATTCAACTAGTCTCGAATCAAAAGCAAGCGACCCAACACCTCCCAGATACATTTTTGAAGGCCCAGGGGAGGTGCTCACTGTCAAAGGAGAATACGCCCAAATGCGTTGGAGACTTCCAGTTCCAGACACTTGGTTACGAGTAGACCAATTAGAGGAATGGTCAGATAAGTAG
- a CDS encoding SRPBCC family protein: MGRWLEHTVTSNIDAPVERVWAVWSDLDAMPLWMSWIESVKTVEEETKILPDLTEWTLAANGFRFKWKARISERIDAQKLKWESVGGLPTKGAVRFYSEELNHTVVKLTVSYELPKVLAPLMEANILGGMVNKELQANLDRFRDLVESGYRTAI; encoded by the coding sequence ATGGGACGTTGGTTGGAACACACGGTCACTAGCAATATTGATGCCCCAGTAGAAAGAGTATGGGCAGTATGGAGTGACTTGGATGCAATGCCGCTCTGGATGAGTTGGATTGAATCAGTGAAAACAGTAGAAGAAGAGACTAAAATTCTTCCCGATTTAACTGAATGGACTTTGGCTGCTAATGGTTTTCGTTTTAAATGGAAAGCAAGGATTAGTGAAAGAATTGATGCTCAAAAGTTAAAGTGGGAATCTGTTGGCGGATTGCCTACAAAAGGTGCAGTTAGGTTTTACTCAGAAGAACTTAACCATACAGTGGTTAAGTTAACAGTTAGTTATGAATTGCCTAAAGTTTTAGCACCCTTGATGGAAGCAAATATCTTAGGAGGCATGGTTAACAAAGAGCTGCAAGCGAATTTAGATCGCTTTCGTGACCTAGTCGAAAGTGGATATAGAACTGCTATTTAG
- a CDS encoding iron-sulfur cluster assembly accessory protein: MSSLENTAVSHTAKDGKGILITETAMQQLAKLCSEQAQTQVLRVGVRSGGCSGMSYTMDFVPRSEIHQDDEVYEYKASEGNSFNVICDPKSLLYIYGMQLDFSTALIGGGFNFTNPNATQTCGCGSSFAV; encoded by the coding sequence ATGAGCAGCCTCGAGAACACGGCTGTTAGCCACACAGCTAAAGATGGAAAAGGTATTCTTATAACAGAAACTGCGATGCAGCAGTTGGCAAAACTTTGTTCAGAGCAAGCTCAGACTCAGGTCTTAAGAGTGGGTGTCCGATCAGGAGGTTGTAGCGGCATGAGCTACACAATGGACTTTGTTCCACGTTCTGAGATCCATCAAGATGATGAAGTGTACGAATACAAAGCTTCTGAGGGGAATTCCTTCAATGTCATATGTGATCCTAAAAGTCTCCTATATATCTATGGCATGCAACTTGACTTCAGCACAGCTCTAATTGGAGGAGGCTTCAACTTTACAAATCCAAATGCTACTCAAACCTGTGGCTGTGGAAGCTCATTCGCGGTGTAA
- a CDS encoding shikimate kinase → MGTFSSNHPLKERLGGRNLYLIGMMGSGKSSTAVPLAKMLDYKFIDIDEIIEKSTKKSIQRIFAEDGESSFRAIEHQVLNEVGQHHSLIVATGGGVVTNSENWGILHQGIVIWLKLHKSDLLKRLKADSNERPLLQGKELASRLDKLLEERNQQYSEADLHISIKNESPKEVALTILTKLPSILKSLHDLS, encoded by the coding sequence ATGGGCACATTTTCAAGCAATCACCCTCTTAAGGAAAGGCTAGGCGGTAGAAACCTCTATCTAATAGGGATGATGGGCAGTGGAAAAAGCTCTACCGCGGTTCCATTAGCAAAGATGCTGGATTATAAATTTATCGACATCGATGAAATCATCGAAAAGTCAACAAAAAAATCCATCCAAAGGATCTTTGCAGAGGATGGGGAAAGCTCATTCAGAGCAATTGAGCATCAAGTTCTCAATGAAGTTGGACAACATCACTCTCTGATTGTTGCCACTGGAGGTGGTGTGGTGACCAATTCAGAAAACTGGGGTATTTTGCATCAAGGCATTGTTATCTGGCTAAAGCTACATAAATCAGACTTACTTAAGAGGCTAAAGGCAGATTCTAATGAAAGGCCCTTATTACAAGGCAAGGAATTAGCTTCACGACTTGACAAGCTACTTGAGGAACGTAACCAACAATATTCAGAAGCTGATTTACATATCTCGATCAAAAATGAGAGCCCCAAAGAAGTTGCTCTAACAATATTGACCAAACTACCTTCCATTCTTAAGAGTCTTCATGATCTATCCTGA
- a CDS encoding lipid-A-disaccharide synthase-related protein, with translation MGNILLLSNGHGEDLSGALIGKALRSLGHQVEALPLVGAGTSYSKEKIKILYKGKEFSTGGLGYTSIKGRLKEIFQGQIIYLINRILRLMTISKKYDLLVIIGDIVPIFASWLTTRPVAAYIVAYSSHYEGQLNLPWPCKEFLQSKRFERIYTRDALTAEDLSKQLKRNVMFLGNPFMDALEKTNTRLPKCSFRIGLIPGSRFPEIEKNLLLMLSVVKILADEMLIHEEVSLDLALVNTLSDSNLHRLVNCLGWRVEKNINTQSTELIKGNCTVSVRRESFGQILHSSDLVLAMAGTATEQAIGLAKPVLQIIGEGPQFTFRFADAQRRLLGPTVFCANGKPGSTKTLEETAQMATSLLKRIKSDVNFQNECNLQAIHRIGKSGGSKRIAESISNYLLKPSR, from the coding sequence TTGGGGAACATTCTTCTACTAAGTAATGGGCATGGAGAAGACCTCTCAGGCGCACTGATAGGAAAAGCTCTCAGGTCATTGGGGCATCAAGTAGAAGCTTTACCTCTTGTAGGAGCAGGGACTTCCTATAGTAAAGAGAAAATCAAGATATTATATAAAGGCAAGGAATTTAGTACCGGTGGTCTAGGATATACGAGCATAAAAGGAAGACTAAAAGAAATATTCCAAGGTCAAATTATATACCTGATTAATCGTATTTTGCGGTTAATGACTATCTCAAAAAAATATGATCTTTTAGTCATCATTGGAGATATTGTTCCAATATTTGCATCTTGGTTAACAACTCGTCCAGTAGCTGCCTACATTGTTGCATATTCAAGTCATTACGAAGGCCAACTAAATCTTCCATGGCCATGCAAGGAATTTCTTCAAAGCAAAAGATTTGAAAGAATTTACACCCGCGATGCTCTAACTGCCGAAGACTTGAGCAAACAGTTAAAGCGTAATGTCATGTTCTTAGGAAATCCATTCATGGATGCTTTAGAAAAGACTAATACCAGGCTTCCAAAGTGCTCATTTCGCATAGGGCTTATTCCAGGCAGCAGGTTTCCAGAAATAGAGAAGAATTTATTGTTAATGCTTTCAGTGGTAAAAATTTTGGCCGATGAAATGTTAATTCACGAAGAAGTAAGCCTTGACCTTGCACTTGTAAATACATTAAGTGATAGCAACCTGCATAGACTTGTTAATTGTCTTGGATGGAGAGTAGAGAAAAATATAAACACACAAAGCACCGAGCTTATTAAAGGAAATTGCACAGTCTCGGTACGTAGAGAATCATTCGGACAAATCCTTCATTCCAGTGACCTCGTTCTAGCAATGGCAGGTACAGCAACTGAACAAGCAATTGGACTCGCCAAACCAGTCCTGCAAATCATTGGAGAAGGGCCACAATTTACATTTAGATTTGCAGACGCTCAAAGGCGATTACTCGGTCCAACTGTATTTTGTGCAAATGGAAAGCCCGGTAGTACGAAAACACTTGAAGAAACAGCACAAATGGCAACAAGTCTTTTAAAAAGAATAAAATCAGATGTTAATTTTCAGAACGAATGTAATCTTCAAGCTATTCATCGTATTGGGAAAAGTGGAGGAAGCAAACGAATAGCTGAATCGATCTCAAATTACTTGCTTAAGCCGTCAAGATGA
- a CDS encoding chlororespiratory reduction protein 7, which translates to MSNPLIRKCDYYLVLEPLKAEKILTLQETLDWLQKWLGEIDDWPDDLKTESSMDSAAKRLLDTACELEIQPGFSLQWFAVRIDHEDS; encoded by the coding sequence GTGTCTAACCCTTTAATTCGTAAATGTGATTACTATTTGGTTTTAGAGCCTTTAAAGGCTGAGAAAATATTGACCTTACAAGAAACTCTTGACTGGCTTCAAAAATGGTTGGGTGAAATTGATGATTGGCCTGACGATCTAAAGACTGAATCATCTATGGATTCTGCGGCTAAAAGATTGCTAGATACAGCCTGTGAACTAGAGATACAGCCAGGTTTTTCTCTTCAGTGGTTTGCGGTCAGGATAGATCATGAAGACTCTTAA